Proteins encoded together in one Prochlorococcus marinus str. MIT 9211 window:
- a CDS encoding TIGR04168 family protein, with protein MNLAIAGDLHGSWVAKDKELLIQLCPDAVLFVGDLSDGGDLRLIKAINSVPIPSAVILGNHDRGLEPSGYLLQQQLTVLGERDCSWRLRGWSEPPLSVVGARPCSPGGGYYLSNQVKGVFGPVSLEESVARIYKSALKAAEEFPLVLLAHAGPTGLGSDASSLCGRDWKIPAIDWGDQDLSMAIDLIRKKRKIDLVVFGHMHHQLKRGRGNRKTFVIDQFGTAYLNAACVPRRKQDEFGNWLSHFSWAKFINGKLAHVSHRWFREDSSIAFQETLYQINI; from the coding sequence ATTAATCTCGCAATTGCAGGGGACCTTCATGGCTCTTGGGTGGCAAAAGACAAAGAACTTTTGATTCAGTTATGCCCTGACGCAGTGCTCTTTGTAGGGGATCTATCCGACGGGGGGGACTTGAGATTAATTAAGGCTATTAATTCTGTTCCAATACCTTCTGCAGTGATATTGGGTAATCATGACAGAGGTTTAGAACCTTCTGGTTATCTTTTGCAGCAACAGTTGACTGTGTTGGGGGAAAGAGATTGCTCTTGGCGGCTGCGTGGATGGTCGGAGCCACCTTTATCTGTAGTAGGTGCTCGTCCATGCAGTCCTGGTGGTGGTTATTATTTGTCAAATCAGGTTAAAGGTGTTTTTGGACCTGTCTCTTTGGAGGAATCTGTTGCGCGAATATATAAATCTGCTTTAAAAGCGGCTGAAGAATTTCCTTTGGTGTTGCTAGCTCATGCCGGTCCCACTGGCTTAGGTTCAGATGCTTCAAGTTTATGTGGTAGAGATTGGAAGATTCCAGCAATTGACTGGGGTGATCAGGATCTATCCATGGCTATTGATTTGATTAGGAAAAAGAGAAAGATTGATCTTGTCGTTTTTGGTCATATGCATCATCAGTTAAAACGAGGTAGGGGAAATAGAAAAACTTTTGTAATTGATCAATTTGGGACAGCCTATTTAAATGCTGCTTGCGTTCCCAGAAGGAAGCAAGATGAATTTGGTAATTGGTTATCTCATTTCTCTTGGGCTAAATTTATTAATGGGAAACTTGCCCATGTCTCTCACCGTTGGTTTAGGGAAGATTCTTCTATTGCATTCCAAGAGACCTTATATCAAATTAATATATAA
- a CDS encoding DUF1651 domain-containing protein translates to MGAKKALDIPDGWLLDPKGNWLLLFHKDIAPKDASPQFYMDKWEATQLGTPFKFKNRRKVNLEPALETWRELIDNGWRHINNQYGKSIL, encoded by the coding sequence ATGGGAGCTAAGAAAGCCTTGGATATACCAGACGGTTGGCTGTTGGACCCTAAGGGTAATTGGCTACTCCTATTTCATAAGGACATTGCTCCCAAGGATGCCTCCCCTCAGTTTTATATGGACAAGTGGGAAGCAACACAACTCGGGACTCCTTTTAAGTTTAAAAATAGGAGAAAGGTCAATCTAGAACCGGCACTTGAGACTTGGAGAGAGCTGATTGACAATGGTTGGAGACATATCAACAACCAATATGGCAAGTCTATTCTTTGA
- the nadA gene encoding quinolinate synthase NadA, protein MPVPKRREVIREKIELLCREKNAIILAHYYQDPEIQDLAHFIGDSLDLSRKAAKTNAEVIVFCGVHFMAETAKILSPNKTVLIPDLDAGCSLADDCPEDAFRKFCNKSSDHYVISYINCSAAIKAQSDLICTSSNAVELVKQIPRDVNIIFAPDKNLGRWVEKQSGRKMNLWDGSCIVHETFSEEEVLKLKINHPNAEIIAHPECQQNLLDLSNFIGSTSRLLDYIQNSNSSEFIVLTEPGILHQMKIKEPQKKFFDVPGINGCSCNECPYMRLNTIEKLLSCLETMQPEIEIKEDIRIRALKPIKKMLEMS, encoded by the coding sequence ATGCCGGTTCCCAAGCGACGGGAAGTTATCAGAGAAAAGATTGAGCTGCTGTGTAGAGAAAAAAATGCAATTATTCTTGCTCATTACTACCAAGATCCAGAGATTCAGGATTTAGCGCACTTTATTGGGGATTCATTGGATCTATCTCGTAAAGCTGCAAAAACAAATGCTGAAGTAATAGTTTTCTGCGGTGTACATTTCATGGCTGAAACAGCAAAAATCCTAAGTCCTAATAAAACTGTATTAATTCCAGATTTGGATGCTGGTTGTTCGCTGGCAGATGATTGCCCAGAAGATGCATTTAGAAAGTTTTGCAATAAGAGTTCAGACCATTATGTAATTAGTTATATAAATTGTTCCGCCGCTATTAAAGCCCAAAGTGACTTAATATGCACAAGTAGTAATGCAGTTGAATTAGTAAAACAAATTCCTAGAGATGTAAATATTATATTTGCTCCAGACAAAAATCTAGGCCGTTGGGTAGAAAAGCAAAGTGGTAGGAAAATGAACCTATGGGATGGCTCATGCATTGTCCACGAAACATTCAGTGAAGAAGAAGTCCTTAAACTAAAAATTAATCATCCCAATGCAGAAATTATTGCCCATCCAGAATGTCAGCAAAATTTGTTAGACTTATCTAATTTTATTGGTTCAACTAGTAGATTGCTTGATTATATACAAAATAGCAATTCAAGTGAATTTATAGTTTTAACTGAGCCAGGCATATTACATCAAATGAAAATAAAAGAGCCCCAAAAAAAGTTTTTTGATGTACCAGGTATTAATGGATGTAGCTGTAATGAATGCCCATACATGAGACTTAACACAATTGAAAAGCTATTAAGTTGCCTAGAGACTATGCAGCCTGAGATCGAAATAAAAGAAGATATAAGAATACGAGCACTAAAGCCCATAAAAAAAATGTTAGAAATGAGCTAA
- a CDS encoding GNAT family N-acetyltransferase, with amino-acid sequence MAKKISLKSSKLAIRRIVQQDHDALKNVYVESIEFQGSGLYSTQQIQAWSSKALLPNAFKNIFDEGSGWLSLEDQDIASFAFRYPNNRLALLYTLNKYSRRGHATKLLRQIELDAFNDGQECLVTEASLLSQPLLLKLGWQTVSSEKIMIAGIYFQRFRMRKLIIPLKPRS; translated from the coding sequence ATGGCTAAAAAAATTTCTCTTAAGTCAAGCAAGCTAGCCATTCGTCGAATAGTTCAACAAGATCATGATGCCCTTAAAAATGTATATGTTGAATCTATTGAATTTCAGGGTTCCGGTCTTTATTCCACACAACAAATTCAAGCTTGGTCCTCAAAAGCATTGCTGCCTAATGCGTTCAAGAACATATTTGACGAGGGTAGTGGATGGTTGAGTCTTGAAGACCAGGACATTGCCTCTTTTGCTTTTAGATACCCAAATAATCGCCTAGCTCTTTTGTATACCCTAAATAAATATTCAAGAAGAGGTCATGCGACTAAACTTTTGCGTCAAATAGAACTTGATGCCTTTAATGACGGTCAGGAATGCTTGGTAACAGAGGCGAGTTTACTTAGCCAGCCGTTGTTGCTAAAGCTTGGATGGCAAACAGTTAGCTCAGAGAAGATTATGATTGCAGGTATTTATTTCCAACGTTTTCGTATGCGTAAATTAATAATCCCCCTAAAGCCTCGCTCCTAG
- a CDS encoding 5-(carboxyamino)imidazole ribonucleotide synthase, producing MRNESLTRNNKVGPTVGVVGGGQLAQMLAKAARERGIDLIVQTGLRSDPAVQYAKGLVLSDTSDINGTKELASKCSCLTFENEWIDVTSLSSLANDSSLFQPSLNSIKPLVDKLSQRKLLNDLNIPGPEWLPLACIKKKDLELPDGWAYPVMAKAGKGGYDGKGTRVINDANELKELFFSVDVSNWFLEKWISYQKELAIVVSRDTCGRINSYPLTETFQHKQVCDWVVAPANVSHSVLVTAYNVGASLLRELNYVGVLAIEFFYGDEGLLVNEIAPRTHNSAHFTIDACSSSQFDQQICIAAGLPAPPVKLVVPGAIMINLLGLRGKANSLDERLEKLKQINGAKLHWYSKDKVLPGRKLGHLTVPLLDLDPTSRINKATSILKKVRAIWPFFVPDIN from the coding sequence ATGAGAAATGAATCATTAACAAGAAATAACAAAGTAGGCCCAACAGTTGGTGTCGTTGGTGGAGGACAACTTGCGCAGATGTTGGCTAAAGCTGCCAGAGAGAGAGGGATTGATTTAATTGTTCAGACTGGATTGAGGAGTGACCCTGCCGTTCAATATGCTAAGGGATTAGTACTTTCGGATACAAGCGATATTAATGGAACAAAAGAACTTGCAAGCAAATGTAGCTGCTTGACCTTTGAGAATGAATGGATTGATGTAACGTCTCTCTCTTCGCTGGCTAACGATAGCTCCTTATTTCAGCCTAGCTTAAATTCAATTAAGCCATTAGTAGACAAACTTTCTCAAAGAAAGCTTTTAAACGATTTGAATATCCCTGGTCCAGAATGGCTGCCCCTAGCATGTATTAAAAAAAAGGATTTAGAGCTTCCAGACGGTTGGGCATATCCAGTAATGGCAAAGGCAGGTAAAGGAGGATATGACGGTAAAGGAACAAGAGTTATAAATGATGCCAATGAACTTAAGGAGCTGTTTTTCTCTGTTGATGTTTCTAATTGGTTCTTAGAGAAATGGATTAGCTATCAAAAAGAGTTGGCAATTGTTGTCAGTCGAGATACCTGTGGACGAATAAACTCTTATCCCTTAACAGAGACTTTCCAACATAAGCAAGTCTGTGATTGGGTTGTTGCACCTGCGAATGTAAGTCATTCAGTCCTTGTCACGGCTTATAACGTAGGTGCTTCGTTATTGAGAGAGCTAAATTATGTAGGTGTACTTGCGATTGAATTCTTTTATGGGGATGAGGGATTGCTCGTCAATGAAATAGCCCCACGTACTCACAACTCTGCTCATTTTACAATTGACGCATGCAGTAGTAGTCAATTTGACCAACAAATATGCATAGCTGCCGGTCTACCAGCCCCTCCGGTTAAATTAGTCGTACCAGGCGCAATCATGATCAATTTGTTAGGCTTGCGAGGCAAAGCAAATTCCTTAGATGAACGATTGGAGAAGTTAAAGCAAATAAATGGCGCAAAACTTCATTGGTATTCTAAAGATAAAGTCTTGCCTGGAAGAAAATTAGGTCATTTAACAGTTCCCTTACTCGATTTAGACCCCACTTCAAGAATTAATAAGGCGACAAGCATTTTAAAAAAAGTAAGAGCAATCTGGCCCTTTTTTGTTCCCGATATCAATTAG
- a CDS encoding class I SAM-dependent methyltransferase, protein MDSKLAQCPDWLVHHFTEAGGGLSFCKYMNLALNDPANGAYSTGKINIGIKGDFVTSPSLTPDFGELLSFQLIEWLDQLMASTKFSEKLVVIDIGPGEGDLTFDLIAALQKFSPSMLRRIQFILVEINEGMKLRQKKKLEQFPSSLIRWASLEELSRTSQVGVIIAHEILDALPVERVVYKNNKLYQQGVKLIEDSGNYFLDYFDLPLPNKLNHFIRDLSDYCKVNIPPDKAAEGWSTELHTNLNSWFEKISKSLDYGLVLVIDYALEAKRYYHVNRDLGSIVSYKNQCCTFNVLKDAGLCDITSHLCIESMQIYASKHNLFSKGIVRQGQALLALGLADILSSLAQADNVDLPTVLRRREALLRLVDPIALGDLRWQVFELNKNRNVYNFDIKSRLLYEP, encoded by the coding sequence ATGGACAGCAAGCTTGCGCAATGTCCTGATTGGCTTGTTCATCATTTTACAGAAGCTGGAGGTGGTCTTAGCTTCTGCAAATATATGAATTTAGCGCTTAATGACCCTGCTAATGGCGCATATTCCACTGGCAAGATAAATATAGGTATTAAAGGCGACTTTGTTACATCACCTAGCTTGACGCCGGATTTTGGGGAGTTGCTTTCATTTCAGTTAATTGAATGGTTAGATCAATTGATGGCCTCTACTAAATTCTCAGAAAAGTTAGTTGTAATTGATATTGGCCCGGGTGAAGGTGATTTGACTTTTGATTTGATAGCGGCTTTACAAAAATTCTCGCCATCCATGCTGAGAAGAATTCAGTTTATATTAGTTGAGATCAATGAGGGAATGAAATTACGACAGAAAAAGAAACTTGAGCAGTTCCCCTCTTCATTGATAAGGTGGGCTAGCTTAGAAGAACTCTCTAGGACTTCACAAGTCGGAGTTATCATTGCCCACGAAATACTTGATGCATTACCTGTCGAAAGAGTTGTCTATAAGAACAATAAGTTGTATCAGCAAGGAGTTAAATTGATTGAAGATTCTGGTAATTACTTTTTAGACTATTTTGATTTGCCGTTACCGAATAAGCTGAATCACTTTATAAGAGATCTAAGCGATTATTGCAAGGTAAATATTCCTCCTGATAAAGCAGCCGAGGGATGGTCTACAGAATTACATACGAATTTAAATAGTTGGTTCGAGAAAATTTCTAAATCTTTGGATTATGGCCTTGTATTAGTAATAGACTATGCTTTAGAAGCAAAACGTTATTACCATGTTAATAGAGATTTAGGTTCAATAGTCTCTTATAAAAATCAGTGCTGTACTTTTAATGTCTTAAAAGATGCCGGACTATGTGACATTACAAGCCATCTTTGTATAGAGTCGATGCAAATTTATGCAAGTAAGCATAATTTATTTAGTAAAGGCATAGTAAGGCAAGGTCAAGCTCTGTTGGCTTTAGGATTGGCTGATATTTTAAGTTCTTTAGCACAGGCCGATAATGTTGACTTGCCTACTGTGCTTAGAAGAAGAGAAGCTCTTCTTAGGTTGGTTGACCCTATTGCTTTAGGGGATCTCAGGTGGCAGGTTTTTGAGTTAAATAAAAATAGAAATGTATATAATTTTGACATAAAATCAAGGCTGTTATATGAACCTTAA
- the aroB gene encoding 3-dehydroquinate synthase, whose product MNQNSIRIKIKLAHNPYEVVIKKNGLARIGEELKKIGFKKATKVLVVTNKDVSVHYGKEFIHNLSDNGFNPTLIEIKAGEERKNLATISDIHNAAYTSRLERGSLMIALGGGVIGDMTGFAAATWLRGVSFVQVPTTLLAMVDASVGGKTGVNHPKGKNLIGAFHQPKLVLIDPITLKTLPEREFKAGMAEVIKYGVISDKKLFRKLEDAPRLDKLETLTDRFLLEIIQRSVQTKAHIVELDEREGGIRAVLNYGHTFGHAIEALCGYGTWLHGEAVSMGMIAIGQLALERNIWNISDLERQRKVLCQAGLPTIWPRVCAEDVIEILKSDKKVKDGEINFIVPTEIGKVEIIKNFTVNEIKQALQKLASK is encoded by the coding sequence GTGAACCAAAACTCAATCCGAATAAAAATAAAATTAGCTCACAACCCATATGAAGTTGTAATTAAGAAAAATGGTTTAGCGCGAATAGGCGAAGAGTTAAAAAAAATAGGCTTCAAGAAAGCAACAAAAGTTCTTGTAGTTACCAATAAAGATGTTTCAGTCCACTATGGAAAAGAGTTTATTCACAACCTAAGTGACAATGGCTTCAACCCAACCTTAATTGAGATAAAAGCAGGGGAAGAAAGAAAGAATCTCGCAACCATATCTGATATTCACAATGCTGCTTACACATCAAGACTTGAAAGGGGTTCATTAATGATTGCCCTTGGGGGTGGAGTTATTGGCGATATGACAGGCTTTGCAGCTGCTACCTGGCTAAGAGGAGTTTCTTTTGTACAAGTTCCTACAACTTTACTAGCCATGGTTGATGCCTCTGTTGGAGGCAAAACGGGAGTCAACCATCCCAAAGGGAAGAACCTAATAGGTGCGTTTCATCAGCCAAAACTAGTTCTGATTGATCCAATAACATTAAAAACCCTGCCCGAACGTGAATTCAAAGCTGGGATGGCAGAAGTCATCAAATATGGTGTTATTAGTGACAAAAAGTTATTCCGGAAACTGGAAGATGCACCAAGACTTGACAAGCTAGAAACACTTACTGACAGATTTTTATTGGAGATAATCCAAAGGTCCGTTCAAACTAAAGCACATATCGTAGAACTAGATGAGCGAGAGGGTGGCATACGAGCTGTACTTAATTATGGTCATACATTTGGACATGCGATTGAAGCTTTATGTGGCTATGGTACATGGCTTCACGGTGAAGCTGTTTCTATGGGCATGATCGCCATAGGTCAACTAGCTTTAGAGCGAAACATATGGAATATTAGCGACCTAGAAAGACAACGTAAGGTTCTGTGTCAAGCAGGGTTGCCTACAATTTGGCCAAGGGTTTGTGCTGAAGATGTTATAGAAATACTTAAAAGTGATAAAAAAGTTAAAGATGGTGAGATCAACTTTATCGTTCCAACTGAAATTGGGAAAGTAGAAATTATTAAAAATTTTACCGTCAATGAAATCAAACAAGCACTTCAGAAGTTAGCATCCAAATAA